The Bacillota bacterium genomic sequence CCTCGCGGCTTGCGGCAAGCCCTGTATCGCACAGGAACAGGCTCGTATCCTCGCGGTAAAGCACTCGTTCCGCGCCCCGCGCGACGTTCATGAAGAACTCGTTGGTGATGGCGGGCACCATATATCCCACAAGATAAGACCGTCTACCCCCGAGGCTTCTTGCCGCGATGCTTGGCTCATAGTTGAGCTCTTTCATGGCTTCTAGAACGCGCTGGCGAGTCTCTTGACTGACCTTTGGCACGTTGTTAATGACGTTCGACACCGTG encodes the following:
- a CDS encoding LacI family transcriptional regulator: MAATIRDVARKAGVSHTTVSNVINNVPKVSQETRQRVLEAMKELNYEPSIAARSLGGRRSYLVGYMVPAITNEFFMNVARGAERVLYREDTSLFLCDTGLAASRE